The window GACCTGCGCTCGGAGAACAACGTCGTGGTGCTGGCCGAACCGGCGGAGCTGCTGCTTTCGGGGTCCCACGTGATCGAGGTCGACCCGGTGCTCGGCACGACGGTCCACCCGTCCTTCCGCGCGGCGCTGGTCAAACACGCCACCCTGCTCGCCCAGGCGGGCTGACTCGTCCGGGTGCCCGGCCCGATCGCCGTGTCGTCCCCTCGAATCGCGTGTCGGCTGTCTGGTCACGCCCACTGTGCGCGCGACCGGACCGTTCCGTGCTCGGAGGGTCGACACGGTGCTTTCTCGCTGCGCGATCTGGCGGCTACGGCCGGTTCGCCGTCGAGACCGTCCTGTCAGACCTGGCCGCGCTTCTTCCGCTCGGTGTACTCGCGCATGCGCTTGGGGTAGCCGACCCGCGCGACCTCGTAGACCGGGATCGAGCGGCGGTGGCCGAACTGCTGGGCCGCCTCCAGGCTGCCGATCCGGCGCCGGGTCCATTCGCCGTCGTGGGCGATCAACACCACAGTGGTCTCGGTGACGTTCGTCTTCGGCTCGACGAACGCCTCGACACCCCGGCGCGAGGCCGCCCACTCGTCGAGGTGATGGGTGTCCTCGGAATTGGCTTTCCGCAGCGTGCCGGCCTTCTGCCCGCCCTTGGCGCGCCTGCGCAGGGAGTCGAACAACCCCACCGCGACCACCTTCCCTCCCGAGACTTTCCCCCCTCATTATCCCGATGTCCGCGTGTGGTCGGTGTCGCACACCCGGCTAGCTCGCAGCCTCCTCCGGCGTAGTGACAAGATGGCGGGTGTCGCGCGCGCGGTTATACCGGGCAGGGGCGACGACAGAGCACCACCCCACTGCTTGCCGAGGAGTTATTGAAGTGACCGACACCTCCGCCGACCTCGTGATCCTGGGAGGCGGATCGGGCGGCTACGCCGCGGCGTTCCGCGCGGCCGAGCTGGGCCTTTCCGTCACGTTGATCGAGAAGGACAAGCTCGGCGGGACCTGCCTCCACCGGGGCTGCATCCCGACCAAGGCCCTGCTGCACGCAGCCGAGGTCGCCGACGAAACCCGCGAAGCCGAGGCGGTCGGCGTCAAGGCCGTCTTCGAGGGCATCGACATCGCCGGGGTCAACAAGTACAAGGACGGCATCGTCGCCCGCCTGTACAAGGGCCTGCAGGGCCTGGCCAAGGCGCACAAGGTGAACCTCGTCGAGGGCAGCGGCACGTTCGTCGGCGGCACGACCGTCGAGGTGGACGGCACCCGCTACACCGGCAAGAACGTCATCCTCGCCACCGGCTCGTACTCGCGCACGCTGCCCGGGCTGGAGCTCGGCGGCCGCATCATCGCCAGCGAGCAGGCCCTCGCCCTCGACTACGTCCCCAAGAAGGTCGTCGTCCTCGGCGGCGGCGTGATCGGGGTCGAGTTCGCCAGCGTCTGGGCCTCCTTCGGCGTCGACGTCACCATCGTGGAAGCGCTGCCGCGGCTGGTCCCGAACGAGGACGAGTTCGCGTCCAAGCAGCTCGAGCGCGCTTTCCGCCGCCGCAAGATCGCCTTCAAGACCGGCGTGAAGTTCACCGGCGCGAAGCAGGACGACAACGGCGTGAGCGTCTCGCTGGAGTCCGGCGAGACGATCGACGCCGACCTGCTGCTGGTCGCCGTCGGCCGCGGGCCGAACTCGGCGGGCCACGGCTACGAGGAGAACGGCGTCAAGATCGAGCGCGGCTTCGTCCTCACCGACGAGCGGCTGCGCACCAACCTGCCGAACGTCTACGCGGTCGGCGACATCGTGCCGGGCCTGCAGCTCGCGCACCGCGGATTCCAGCAGGGCATCTTCGTCGCCGAGGAGATCGCCGGGCAGAACCCGCGCGTGATCGACGAGAGCGGCATCCCGCGAGTCACCTACTCCCACCCCGAGGTCGCGTCGGTCGGGCTGACCGAGTCGCAGGCGAAGGACAAGTACGGCTCCGACGTCACGACCTTCACCTACGACCTCGGCGGCAACGGCAAGAGCCAGATCCTCAAGACCTCCGGCGGGGTCAAGCTGGTCAAGGCCCCGGACGGCCCGGTCGTCGGGGTCCACATGGTCGGCGACCGCGTCGGCGAGCTGATCGGCGAAGCGCAGCTGATCTACAGCTGGGAGGCTTTCCCCGAAGACGTCGCGCCGCTCATCCACGCCCACCCCACCCAGACCGAGGCCCTCGGTGAAGCGTTCCTCGCCCTCGCGGGGAAGCCGCTGCACGTGCACAGCTGACGTCCCACCAGCAGAATCCAGACCACGCAGAACTTGGAAGAGGAGTCAGCGAACGATGGCCTACTCCGTCACATTGCCGGAGCTCGGGGAGAGCGTCACCGAAGGCACCGTCACCCGGTGGCTCAAGCAGGAGGGTGACACCGTCGAGGTCGACGAGCCGTTGCTCGAGATCTCGACCGACAAGGTCGACACCGAGGTTCCCTCCCCGGTGGCGGGCACGGTCGTGAAGATCAGCGCCGCCGAGGACGAGACGGTCGAGGTCGGCGCCGAGCTGGCCGTGATCGACGACGGTTCCGGCGGCGCGCCCGAGTCCGAATCGGACACAGCCCCGGCGCAGGAAGAGCAGAAGTCCGAGCCCGAGCCCGAGCAGCCGTCCGAGCCGGCGCCGCAGGAGCAGGACAGCGCCCAGGAGAGTGCGCCGAGCAAGCCGGACACCGCGCCGGCCGCCGGCGGCGAAGGCACCGAGGTGAAGCTGCCCGAGCTGGGCGAAAGCGTCACCGAGGGCACCGTCACGCGCTGGCTGAAGCAGGTCGGCGACTCGGTCGAGGTCGACGAGCCGCTGCTCGAGATCTCCACCGACAAGGTCGACACCGAGGTGCCGTCGCCGGTCGCCGGCACGGTGCTGGAGATCCGCGCGGGCGAGGACGAGACCGTCGAGGTCGGCGGCGTCCTGGCCGTGATCGGCGACGCGAACGCGGCCCCGAAGGCCGAGTCCGCGCCGGAGCCCAAGCCCGAGCCGAAGCCGGAACCCAAGCCGGAGCCGAAGCCCGAGCCGGTTCAGGAGTCGAAGCCCAAGCCCGAACCGAAGCCCGAGCCGCAGGCCGCTCCCGCGGCGAAAGCGGCCGAGTCGGCTCCGGCCGCCGCGGCGAAGGACGGTTCGGCGGACGGCCCGTACGTCACGCCGCTGGTCCGCAAGCTGGCGTCCGAGCACGGCATCGACCTCGCGTCGCTGACCGGCAGCGGCGTCGGCGGCCGGATCCGCAAGCAGGACGTGCTGGCCGCGGCCGAGGAGAAGCAGAAGGCGGCCGCCCCGGCTCCCGCCGCTGCTCCGGCAGCCGCTGCGGCCCCGTCGGCGCCGGCCGCGCGTCCGGCGGCCCCGGTGTCGCCGGAGCTGGCGGCGCTGCGCGGGACCGTGCAGAAGGCCAGCCGGATCCGCCAGATCACGGCCACCAAGACCCGCGAGTCGCTGCAGATCGCCGCGCAGCTCACGCAGGTCCAGGAGGTCGACGTCACGAAGATCGCCAAGCTGCGCCAGCGGGCGAAGGCGGCCTTCAAGGAGCGCGAGGGCGTCAACCTGACGTTCCTGCCGTTCTTCGCGAAGGCCACGGTCGAGGCGCTGAAGCAGCACCCGAACGTCAACGCGTCCTACAACGAGGACACGAAGGAGATCACCTACCACGGCGCCGTGCACCTGGGCATCGCGGTGGACACCGAGCGCGGGCTGCTCTCGGTCGTGATCCACGACGCGGGCGAGCTGAGCCTGGCCGGGCTCGCGCACCGGATCGCCGACCTGGCGGGCCGCGCGCGGTCGGGCCAGATCAAGCCGGACGAGCTGTCGGGCGGCACGTTCTCGATCACGAACATCGGCAGCGTCGGCGCGCTGTTCGACACGCCGATCATCGTGCAGCCGCAGTCGGGCATCCTCGGCACCGGCGCGGTCGTCAAGCGCCCGGTGGTCGTCGCCGACGCCGACGGCAACGACACGATCGCCGTCCGGTCGATGGCGTACCTGCCGCTGACCTACGACCACCGCCTGGTGGACGGAGCCGATGCGGGCCGCTTCCTGACGACGATCAAGCAGCGCCTGGAAGAGGGCAACTTCGAGGGCGAACTCGGCCTCTGAGGCACACCGGACGAAGGCCGCCACGGGACTTCCGTGGCGGCCTTCGCCGTTTCCGGGCCGGACGTGCGGGCGCGCAGCGGATGCGCAACGATCGGAGCATGCGAGTACTCATCGCCGGAGCGAGCGGCTTGATCGGGTCGGCGCTGCGCGACCGCCTGCTGCGCGAGGGCCACGAGGTCCGCCGGCTGGTGCGGCGCGAGGCGCGCGAAGGCGGCGAGTTCCGGTGGAACCCGCCGTCCGGCACCATCGCGAACGGCGCCTTCGAAGGCGTGGACGCCGTCGTGAACCTGGCCGGCGCGCCGCTGTTCCCCAGCCGGTGGAGCGCGATGCGCAAGCAGCAGCTCACCGACAGCCGCGTCGAGCCGACCGACGTGCTCGCCGAATCCGTCGCCGAGCACGGGATCGGCGTGCTCGTGAACGCTTCCGCCGTCGGGTACTACGGCCACACGCATGAGTCCATTGTGGACGAATCGGGGCCGCGCGGCCGCGGCTTCCTCGCCGAACTCTGCGAAGCGTGGGAAGCGGCGACGTCGGGCGCGGGCGACGCGCGTGTCGTGCGCATCCGGACCGGGCTGGTCCTTTCGGCGAAGGGCGGCCTGTACGGCACGCTCCGCCCGCTCTTCCAGCTGTGCCTGGGCGGGCGCCTCGGCAGCGGCCGCCAGTACATGTCGTGGATCGCCCTCGAGGACGAGGTGGGCGCGATCGTCCACGCCCTCACCCACGACGACCTGACCGGCCCGGTGAACCTGACCGGCCCGGACCCGGTGACCAACGCCGAGTTCACCCGCGCCGTCGGCCGGGCCCTGCGCCGGCCCGCGCCGTGGTGGGTGCCCGGCATCGCGCTCAAGACCGTGCTCGGCCAGGCCGGCGAGGAGATGGCGCTGTTCGGCCAGCGGGCCGTCCCGGCCGCGCTGGAACGGTCCGGCTACGTGTTCCGGCACCGGACCCTCGACAGCGCGCTCGCCGCGGCATGAGCGTCCCGCTGCAACGCTGGCTCGTCGTCGGGGCGGTCCTCGCCGCCGCGTTCGTCGTGCTCGGCCTGAGCGTGGCGCGGCAGCCACTGACCCTGGACGTCGAAGTCGCGAACGCGCTTCGCGGCGTGTACGCGGAGCCGCTCGGCCGGGTCGCGCAGGCCGGGAGCGACGTGCTCGGGCCGGTCCTCCCCTTCGTCCTCGGCGCCGGGCTGCTCGCGCTGGCGCTGCGCCGCCGCGGGCACCTCGGGCTGTTCGTGCGGCTCGGCGTCGTGCTGGTGCTGTGCCGGCTGACGAGCCTGGTGTTCAAGCCGCTCTTCCTGCGGGCGCGCCCGCGCGACTACCCGGACCTGAGCTACCCGAGCGGGCACGTCGTGTCGGTGGCGAGCACGGGGTTCGTGCTGCTCCTGCTCTGCGCGTGGTTGTGGCCGCGGCTGGTCCGCCGGGTGGCGGTGGCGGTGGTCGTGGCGACCGTGCTGTCCGCCGTCTGCCGCGTCGTGCTGGGCGTGCACTGGGTCACCGACACGATCGGCGCAGTGCTCGCGGTGACCGGTGTCGGGCTGCTCTCGGCGTGCGCCTTGCGGCTGCTTCCCCCGGGTGACGGGCGTAGCCTCGACGGGTGAGTTCTTCCCGCACCTCCTGCCGCGCCAGCACCGAGCCCGTCGACGTCCGGGAGCTCGGCACGATCGACTACACCGAAGCCTGGGAGCTCCAGCGGAGCCGGCTGACCGAGCGCGCCGACGGCACCGCGCCCGACACGATGTTCCTGCTGCAGCACCCGTCGGTGTACACCGCGGGCAAGCGCACGGAGCCCGCCGACCGCCCGGCCGACGGCACGCCGGTGATCGACGTCGACCGCGGCGGCAAGATCACCTGGCACGGCCCGGGCCAGCTGGTCGGCTACCCGATCGTGAAGCTCGGCGACCCGATCGACGTCGTGCACTACGTGCGGCGGCTGGAGGAAGCGCTGATCCACGTGTGCGACTCCCTCGGCGTGCACAGCGGCCGCGTCGAGGGCCGCAGCGGCGTGTGGATCCCGGCCGACGACCGCGGCATCGAGCGCAAGATCGCGGCGATCGGCATCCGCGTCCAGCGCGGCGTGACGATGCACGGCTTCGAGCTGAACTGCAACGCCGACCTGAAGGCGTTCGACGCGATCGTGCCGTGCGGCATCCGCGACGCGGGCGTGACGTCCCTGTCGTACGAGCTGCAGCGCGACGTCAGCGTGGAGGCCGTGCTCCCCCTGGCCCGCGACGCGGTCCTCGCGGCGCTGGAAGGCGAGCTGCCGGTGAGCGAGGACCGCTGGCTCGCCCGGCCGCAAGCCCCGCAGGCTCCCGGCGTCACCTTCGCGCTCCAGAACTGACGGAACCGGGCGCCTCCTGCGGGAGGCGCCCCGTCCGCGTTCAGTCCAGCTGCGGGGCGACCTCGGAAGCGATCAGGTCGATCTGGTCCAGGTCCGAGAGGTCCAGCAGCTGCAGGTAGACGCGGGTGATCCCGGTCTTCTCGCGCCACTGCCCGATCCGGTCGACGACCTCGGCGGGCGTCCCGGCCAGGCCGTTCGCCCGCAGTTCGGTGCCGTCGCGGCCGACGGCCGACGCCCGCTGCTCGACCTCCGCGTCGGAGCGGCCGACGGCGATGGTCAGCGCCACCGAGCGCAGGATCTCCTTGGGGTCGCGGCCGATCTCGGCCGCCGCCGCGTCGACGCGGGCGAACTGCGCGGCCGCCGTCTCGGCGTCGGCGAACGGCAGGTTGAACTCGTCCGCGAACCGCGCCGCCAGCTGCGGGGTGCGCTTCTTGCCCCCACCGCCGACGATCACCGGCGGGGCCGGGGACTGCGCGGGCTTCGGCAGGCCCGGCGAGTCCGTCAACGTGTAGTACTGGCCGGCGAAGGAGAACGTCGAGCCCGCCGGCGTCTTCCACAGCCCGGTGATGACCTCGAGCTGCTCGGCGTAGCGGTCGAACCGCTCCTTCAGCGGCGGCAGCGTGAGGCCGTACGCCTCGTGCTCGGCGTCGTACCAGCCGGAGCCGAGGCCGAACTCGACGCGGCCGCCGGACATCTGGTCGACCTGCGCCACGGAGATCGCCAGCGGACCCGGGTGCCGGAACGTCGCCGCGGTGACGAGCGTGCCGAGCCGGATCCGGCTGGTCTCGCGGGCCAGGCCGGCGAGGGTGATCCAGGCGTCGGTCGGGCCCGGCAGGCCGTCGGCGGAGCCCATCTTCAGGTAGTGGTCGCTGCGGAAGAAGGCGTCGTAGCCGGCGGCTTCGGTCGCTTTGGCGACGCGCAGCAGGTCGTCGTAGCTGGCCCCCTGCTGGGGCTCGGTGAAGATCCTCAAGTCCACGAAGATCAGCCTATCGAGACGTCGGGCTCCGTGCGCCGCAGCCGTACCAGCATGCGGACGATGACGTCCTCGATCTCGGCGCCGACCTTCTTCGGGTCCGGCGAGCTGGCGATCTCGGTCGCCGCGCTCGACAGCGCGCCGAACAGCAGCCGCGCGGTGACCTCGACCGGCACCGGCTCGACCTCGCCCGCGTCGATCAGCGACTGCAGGCCGGTCCGGACGAGCCCGAAGCTGCACCGCTCCTCGGCTTCGCGCCAGCGTTCCCAGCCCATGACGACCGGCGCCTCGTGGATGGCGATCCGCTGGTAGGCGGGGTCGAGGCAGGCGCGGATGAAGGCGTTGAGCCCGCCGAGGGCGCGTTCCCACGGCGAGCCGTCGCCGTGCATGATCTTGTCGAGGCGGTCGTAGACGAGGCTTTCCACCTGGTCGAACGCGGCCTCGAAGAGCGCCTGCTTGCCGCTGAAGTGGTGGTAGAGCGCACCCTTCGTGACCCGGGCACGTTTGGCGACCTCGTCGAGCGAGGTACCCGCGTAACCGCGTTTGGTGAACAGTTCCACCGCGCTGTCGACCAGCGCCGACCGCGTCGACTCCGAGTAGTCGAGTCGTCTGGACCTCATTGTCGCCACCTTCACAACCTTACGCCCGGAGGATCTCTCCATACTCATGGTATGTTCGCTTCGTCAGGTCCGTACCGGGAGTATGCCGCAGACCCGCGGTATGACCCGGACCACGGAAGGGGAGCCCCACCATGAGCTGGACAGACTTCTACCGACGTCAGGAAATCCTCGACGCCACGGTCCGCCTGGCCGCCCGGAACCCGGGCGCGCCGCTGCCGCTCGACGAGGTCCCCGGTGCCGAAGAGCACTTCGGCACCGAGGAGAACGTCCTGCTGGCGCTGCAGTACCAGTGGACGCGGACGCTGAGCGGCCGTCTGCGCGCCGAGGTCACCGACCCGGACGACGCCGACGGCCTCGGCGACCACGTCGACGCCGTCACCCGCGCGTGGCGCTCCGCCGCCGAAGAGCACGAGACGCTGCGCGCGGTGCTCGACGGGGCTTACGAGCGGCACGCGTCGCTGCGCAGGATGCACGAAGGCGAGCTGCGGATGCTCGCCGTCACGGCCGGGCTGGCCGACCCGCGCGAGCCGGCCGAAGAGATCGTCAAGGTCGGTTACGCGCTCGAGGCGTTGCTGCGCACGAGCCGCGAAGAGCCCGCTCGCCGCCGTCCCGTGCTGGGACACCTGCGGCGCCTGCTCGCGCCCTCGGCGTGAACAGGGTTTAGTAAGCACATGACGGAGCGCTGGACCGAAGCCGACATCCCCGACCAGACCGGCCGCACCGTGCTGGTCACCGGGGCGAACTCGGGGCTCGGGCTGCGTACCGCCGAGGTGCTCGCGGGCAAGGGGGCTCGCGTGCTCCTCGCCTGCCGCTCCGCCGAACGCGGGGCGAAGGCACTGGACATCGTCAAGACGGCCGCCGCGGGCGCCGAGCCCGAGCTCATCCCACTGGACCTGAGCGAGCTCGCCTCGGTGCGCGCGGCCGCCGCGTCGGCCCGGGAGCTGACCGGTGACGCTTTGGACGTCCTGGTCAACAACGCCGGCGTGATGGCGACCGCCCGCGGCCGCACCGCCGACGGCTTCGAGCTGCAGTTCGGCACCAACTACCTGGGCCACGCGGCGCTGACGTGGCTGCTGATGCCCGCCCTCCGCGGCGGGACGCGCGCCCGGGTCGTCACGCTCTCGAGCCTCGCCGCCACCGGCGCGCGCATCCACCTCGACGACCCGAACGGCGATCACCGCCGCTACAACGCGGCCGCCGCGTACGGCCAGTCGAAGCTCGCCGACCAGGTGTTCGCGGTCGAGCTGGACCGGCGCCTGCGCGCGGCCGGCTCGGACGTCCTCAGCGTCGCCGCCCATCCGGGGTACACCGCGACCGGGCTCGGCAGCGGCATGGCGCGGTCGTACTCGAACCCGGTGGTCCGTTCCCTGATCGCCGGCGGCCACCGCCTCGGCGAGATCCTGTTCGCCCAGAGCACCCGCATCGGCGCCCTCCCCCAGCTCTACGCGGCGACGGCCGACGACGTCGAAGGCGGCGGTTACTACGCCCCACGCGGCGTCGGCCACCTGCGGGGACATCCGGCTGCCGTACCGACGCTGACCGCCGCGCGCAGCGAGTCGCTGGGCTCCGCGCTGTGGGATCTGACCGCAAAGCTGACGGGCGTCACCCCCGATCCCGCGTAGCCCGGACGGGCGTACGGTTGAAGCCGTGAGTGCTGCGCCTGAAGGCCGGAAGCTGCTGCGTCTGGAAGTTCGCAACAGTGAGACGCCGATCGAGAAGAAGCCGCCGTGGATCAAGACGCGGGTGCGGATGGGGCCGGAGTTCACCGAGCTCAAGGGTCTCGTGCGCCGCGAGGGTCTGCACACCGTCTGCGAAGAGGCGGGCTGCCCCAACATCTACGAGTGCTGGGAAGACCGCGAGGCCACGTTCCTGATCGGTGGTGATCAGTGCACCCGGCGGTGTGATTTCTGTCAGATCGACACGGGTAAGCCTGCCGAGCTGGACCGCACGGAGCCGCGGAAGGTGGCGGAGTCGGTGCAGGCGATGGGGCTGCGGTATTCGACGGTCACCGGTGTCGCGCGCGATGACCTCGACGATGGTGGTGCGTGGCTGTATGCCGAGACCGTGCGGGAGATTCATGCGTTGAACCCGGGTACGGGTGTGGAGTTGCTGATTCCGGACTTCAATGCCGATCGGGAGCAGTTGGCGGAGGTGTTCGGGTCGCGGCCGGAGGTGCTGGCGCACAATGTGGAGACGGTGCCGCGGATTTTCAAGCGGATCCGTCCTGGTTTCCGGTATGCGCGGTCGTTGGAGGTCATCACGGCGGCGCGTGCGGCCGGTTTGGTGACGAAGTCGAATCTGATTCTGGGCATGGGCGAGACGCCGGATGAGGTGGCTCCGGCGATGCAGGATCTGGTCGACGCGGGCTGTGAGATCTTGACGATCACGCAGTATCTGCGTCCGTCTGCTCGGCATCATCCGGTGGATCGGTGGGTGAAGCCGGAGGAGTTCGTCGAGCATTCGCAGGCTGCGGAGGCGATGGGCTTCGCGGGTGTGATGGCGGGTCCGCTGGTCCGCTCGTCCTACCGCGCGGGACGCCTGTACGCCCAGACGAAAGCCCACCGCGGCGAAGTCCTGCCCGAGAACCTTGCCCACCTGGCCGTCGAAGGCCCGGCCGCGCAGGAAGCGGCGTCGCTGCTGGCTCGGTGACACACGCCACCCCACCCTCCTTAAAGGATCGGTAAAGTTGGCCCTGGTTTCGGGCCTCCTCGTCATGCCGCCTAGCGAGCAGGCGCCAGCTCGTTTCCGGAATGCTCACGGCACCAGCGCGCAAAGTGCGGATTCCGTTGCCGGGACGCCGAATGCGCGACTTTCGCGCACCGGAACACCTGCTCGGTGACCGGGGTGCGGGCGTCGTCCTCGCGCGTCGCGAACAGCAACGTCGTCCAGAGCGGGTCGCCGGCGAGCGGCAGCGCGACGAGTCCTCGCGGCGGCGCCGAAGCCGCCTGTGCGAGGCAGACGGCGCCCTGCGCGATCAGCGTCCCCGCGGTGCCCGCTTCCGACGTGAAGTGCCGCACGCGCGGGCTGAACCCGGCGGCCGCGCACGCCTGCAGGAACCGCACGCGCACGCAGTTTTCGGGTGGTGGCGGCAGGATCCAGTCGGAGCCGGCCAGGTCGGCGAGGTCCACGACGTCGTCGC of the Amycolatopsis sp. NBC_01488 genome contains:
- a CDS encoding oxidoreductase; the encoded protein is MVAVGLFDSLRRRAKGGQKAGTLRKANSEDTHHLDEWAASRRGVEAFVEPKTNVTETTVVLIAHDGEWTRRRIGSLEAAQQFGHRRSIPVYEVARVGYPKRMREYTERKKRGQV
- the lpdA gene encoding dihydrolipoyl dehydrogenase produces the protein MTDTSADLVILGGGSGGYAAAFRAAELGLSVTLIEKDKLGGTCLHRGCIPTKALLHAAEVADETREAEAVGVKAVFEGIDIAGVNKYKDGIVARLYKGLQGLAKAHKVNLVEGSGTFVGGTTVEVDGTRYTGKNVILATGSYSRTLPGLELGGRIIASEQALALDYVPKKVVVLGGGVIGVEFASVWASFGVDVTIVEALPRLVPNEDEFASKQLERAFRRRKIAFKTGVKFTGAKQDDNGVSVSLESGETIDADLLLVAVGRGPNSAGHGYEENGVKIERGFVLTDERLRTNLPNVYAVGDIVPGLQLAHRGFQQGIFVAEEIAGQNPRVIDESGIPRVTYSHPEVASVGLTESQAKDKYGSDVTTFTYDLGGNGKSQILKTSGGVKLVKAPDGPVVGVHMVGDRVGELIGEAQLIYSWEAFPEDVAPLIHAHPTQTEALGEAFLALAGKPLHVHS
- the sucB gene encoding 2-oxoglutarate dehydrogenase, E2 component, dihydrolipoamide succinyltransferase; amino-acid sequence: MAYSVTLPELGESVTEGTVTRWLKQEGDTVEVDEPLLEISTDKVDTEVPSPVAGTVVKISAAEDETVEVGAELAVIDDGSGGAPESESDTAPAQEEQKSEPEPEQPSEPAPQEQDSAQESAPSKPDTAPAAGGEGTEVKLPELGESVTEGTVTRWLKQVGDSVEVDEPLLEISTDKVDTEVPSPVAGTVLEIRAGEDETVEVGGVLAVIGDANAAPKAESAPEPKPEPKPEPKPEPKPEPVQESKPKPEPKPEPQAAPAAKAAESAPAAAAKDGSADGPYVTPLVRKLASEHGIDLASLTGSGVGGRIRKQDVLAAAEEKQKAAAPAPAAAPAAAAAPSAPAARPAAPVSPELAALRGTVQKASRIRQITATKTRESLQIAAQLTQVQEVDVTKIAKLRQRAKAAFKEREGVNLTFLPFFAKATVEALKQHPNVNASYNEDTKEITYHGAVHLGIAVDTERGLLSVVIHDAGELSLAGLAHRIADLAGRARSGQIKPDELSGGTFSITNIGSVGALFDTPIIVQPQSGILGTGAVVKRPVVVADADGNDTIAVRSMAYLPLTYDHRLVDGADAGRFLTTIKQRLEEGNFEGELGL
- a CDS encoding TIGR01777 family oxidoreductase; translation: MRVLIAGASGLIGSALRDRLLREGHEVRRLVRREAREGGEFRWNPPSGTIANGAFEGVDAVVNLAGAPLFPSRWSAMRKQQLTDSRVEPTDVLAESVAEHGIGVLVNASAVGYYGHTHESIVDESGPRGRGFLAELCEAWEAATSGAGDARVVRIRTGLVLSAKGGLYGTLRPLFQLCLGGRLGSGRQYMSWIALEDEVGAIVHALTHDDLTGPVNLTGPDPVTNAEFTRAVGRALRRPAPWWVPGIALKTVLGQAGEEMALFGQRAVPAALERSGYVFRHRTLDSALAAA
- a CDS encoding phosphatase PAP2 family protein, with the protein product MSVPLQRWLVVGAVLAAAFVVLGLSVARQPLTLDVEVANALRGVYAEPLGRVAQAGSDVLGPVLPFVLGAGLLALALRRRGHLGLFVRLGVVLVLCRLTSLVFKPLFLRARPRDYPDLSYPSGHVVSVASTGFVLLLLCAWLWPRLVRRVAVAVVVATVLSAVCRVVLGVHWVTDTIGAVLAVTGVGLLSACALRLLPPGDGRSLDG
- the lipB gene encoding lipoyl(octanoyl) transferase LipB, translating into MSSSRTSCRASTEPVDVRELGTIDYTEAWELQRSRLTERADGTAPDTMFLLQHPSVYTAGKRTEPADRPADGTPVIDVDRGGKITWHGPGQLVGYPIVKLGDPIDVVHYVRRLEEALIHVCDSLGVHSGRVEGRSGVWIPADDRGIERKIAAIGIRVQRGVTMHGFELNCNADLKAFDAIVPCGIRDAGVTSLSYELQRDVSVEAVLPLARDAVLAALEGELPVSEDRWLARPQAPQAPGVTFALQN
- a CDS encoding LLM class F420-dependent oxidoreductase — its product is MDLRIFTEPQQGASYDDLLRVAKATEAAGYDAFFRSDHYLKMGSADGLPGPTDAWITLAGLARETSRIRLGTLVTAATFRHPGPLAISVAQVDQMSGGRVEFGLGSGWYDAEHEAYGLTLPPLKERFDRYAEQLEVITGLWKTPAGSTFSFAGQYYTLTDSPGLPKPAQSPAPPVIVGGGGKKRTPQLAARFADEFNLPFADAETAAAQFARVDAAAAEIGRDPKEILRSVALTIAVGRSDAEVEQRASAVGRDGTELRANGLAGTPAEVVDRIGQWREKTGITRVYLQLLDLSDLDQIDLIASEVAPQLD
- a CDS encoding TetR/AcrR family transcriptional regulator, whose protein sequence is MRSRRLDYSESTRSALVDSAVELFTKRGYAGTSLDEVAKRARVTKGALYHHFSGKQALFEAAFDQVESLVYDRLDKIMHGDGSPWERALGGLNAFIRACLDPAYQRIAIHEAPVVMGWERWREAEERCSFGLVRTGLQSLIDAGEVEPVPVEVTARLLFGALSSAATEIASSPDPKKVGAEIEDVIVRMLVRLRRTEPDVSIG
- a CDS encoding oxidoreductase, with product MTERWTEADIPDQTGRTVLVTGANSGLGLRTAEVLAGKGARVLLACRSAERGAKALDIVKTAAAGAEPELIPLDLSELASVRAAAASARELTGDALDVLVNNAGVMATARGRTADGFELQFGTNYLGHAALTWLLMPALRGGTRARVVTLSSLAATGARIHLDDPNGDHRRYNAAAAYGQSKLADQVFAVELDRRLRAAGSDVLSVAAHPGYTATGLGSGMARSYSNPVVRSLIAGGHRLGEILFAQSTRIGALPQLYAATADDVEGGGYYAPRGVGHLRGHPAAVPTLTAARSESLGSALWDLTAKLTGVTPDPA
- the lipA gene encoding lipoyl synthase, coding for MSAAPEGRKLLRLEVRNSETPIEKKPPWIKTRVRMGPEFTELKGLVRREGLHTVCEEAGCPNIYECWEDREATFLIGGDQCTRRCDFCQIDTGKPAELDRTEPRKVAESVQAMGLRYSTVTGVARDDLDDGGAWLYAETVREIHALNPGTGVELLIPDFNADREQLAEVFGSRPEVLAHNVETVPRIFKRIRPGFRYARSLEVITAARAAGLVTKSNLILGMGETPDEVAPAMQDLVDAGCEILTITQYLRPSARHHPVDRWVKPEEFVEHSQAAEAMGFAGVMAGPLVRSSYRAGRLYAQTKAHRGEVLPENLAHLAVEGPAAQEAASLLAR